A DNA window from Actinomadura coerulea contains the following coding sequences:
- a CDS encoding roadblock/LC7 domain-containing protein has product MTYQGAAAELNFLLDDLVDRVPQIRKVVVLSRDGLVMGMSRGVGREDSEYLAALAAGFHSLAVGARPQLDSGEIRQTLVEMDKGLFFVVPAGANSCLALLSEVGANAGLVAYEMTMLVKRVGRQLSTGLRQGAPGPGHR; this is encoded by the coding sequence ATGACCTATCAGGGAGCGGCCGCCGAGCTGAACTTCCTCCTCGACGACCTGGTGGACCGGGTCCCGCAGATCCGGAAGGTGGTCGTGCTGTCCCGGGACGGGCTCGTGATGGGCATGTCGCGGGGCGTCGGGCGCGAGGACTCCGAGTACCTCGCGGCCCTCGCCGCCGGGTTCCACAGCCTCGCCGTCGGGGCGCGTCCGCAACTGGACTCCGGCGAGATCCGGCAGACGCTCGTCGAGATGGACAAGGGCCTGTTCTTCGTCGTCCCGGCCGGGGCCAACAGCTGCCTCGCGCTGCTCAGCGAGGTCGGCGCCAACGCGGGCCTCGTCGCCTACGAGATGACGATGCTGGTCAAGCGGGTCGGCAGGCAGCTGTCCACCGGACTCAGGCAGGGCGCGCCCGGGCCCGGACACCGGTGA
- a CDS encoding DUF742 domain-containing protein translates to MDPSEGPGAPRGPGRERWLDAAAGPIVRPYAVTRGRTRPSGEPLDIVAILVATGRPPPEPGRLSRQQRGLLALCRRPHALADLASDLNLPFGVIRVLAGDLLDSGLLEVQRWSPAPSPSGPFGPATALQPHNDPNLLRRVLDELRAL, encoded by the coding sequence ATGGACCCCAGTGAAGGGCCCGGTGCTCCCCGGGGTCCCGGCAGGGAACGGTGGCTCGACGCGGCCGCCGGGCCGATCGTCCGCCCCTACGCGGTGACGCGCGGCCGCACCCGGCCGAGCGGCGAGCCGCTCGACATCGTGGCGATCCTCGTCGCGACCGGGCGGCCGCCGCCCGAACCCGGCCGGCTCTCGCGCCAGCAGCGCGGGCTGCTGGCGCTGTGCCGGCGCCCGCACGCCCTCGCCGACCTCGCCTCGGACCTGAACCTGCCCTTCGGCGTGATCCGGGTGCTGGCCGGCGACCTGCTCGACTCCGGCCTCCTGGAAGTCCAGCGATGGTCCCCGGCGCCGTCGCCGTCCGGGCCTTTCGGCCCGGCGACCGCGCTCCAGCCGCACAACGACCCGAACCTGCTCAGGAGGGTGCTCGATGAACTCCGCGCGCTCTGA
- a CDS encoding GTP-binding protein, whose amino-acid sequence MNSARSDAPPPATAEPDEPDDRADGPRVALKILVAGGFGVGKTTLVGAVSEIRPLRTEEALTDVSVGVDDLDGVAAKTTTTVAMDFGRITLRDGVAIYLFGTPGQERFWFMWNELSRGALGAVVLADTRRLMASFASIDYFERKGTPFVVAVNCFDDADRYEAPEIRTALDIDPHVPVLLCDARRAVSAKQVLVSLVEHALRLAGGTRQA is encoded by the coding sequence ATGAACTCCGCGCGCTCTGACGCCCCGCCCCCCGCCACCGCGGAACCGGACGAGCCCGACGACCGGGCGGACGGTCCGCGCGTCGCGCTGAAGATCCTCGTCGCCGGAGGGTTCGGCGTCGGGAAGACGACCCTGGTCGGCGCGGTCAGCGAGATCCGCCCGCTGCGCACCGAGGAGGCGCTGACCGACGTGAGCGTCGGCGTCGACGACCTCGACGGCGTGGCCGCCAAGACCACCACGACCGTCGCGATGGACTTCGGCCGCATCACGCTGCGCGACGGCGTCGCCATCTACCTGTTCGGGACGCCCGGCCAGGAGCGGTTCTGGTTCATGTGGAACGAGTTGTCGCGCGGCGCGCTCGGCGCGGTCGTGCTCGCCGACACGCGGCGGCTCATGGCGAGCTTCGCCTCGATCGACTACTTCGAGCGCAAGGGCACGCCGTTCGTCGTCGCCGTCAACTGCTTCGACGACGCCGACCGCTACGAGGCGCCCGAGATCCGGACGGCCCTGGACATCGACCCCCACGTCCCCGTGCTGCTGTGCGACGCCCGCCGGGCCGTGTCGGCGAAGCAGGTGCTCGTCTCGCTGGTCGAGCACGCGCTGCGGCTCGCGGGCGGCACCCGGCAGGCGTAG
- a CDS encoding winged helix-turn-helix transcriptional regulator: protein MTISLEGHFADRDAWSMQNCPVARTLAALGPPSAVLVLSEAFFGTNRFGDFVRNLGMTESAVTARLRHLVDAGLLTREPYQEPGQRTRYEYHLTKMGLDLAPTLVSLMEWGETYLPHEEGRQVMLTHARCGERVTAQVRCADGHDVAVDEIVMGPPGAADDEQGDGGSGG from the coding sequence GTGACAATCTCACTGGAAGGGCATTTCGCCGACCGCGACGCCTGGTCGATGCAGAACTGCCCGGTCGCGAGGACGCTCGCCGCGCTCGGCCCGCCGTCGGCTGTGCTGGTGCTCAGCGAGGCCTTCTTCGGGACGAACCGTTTCGGCGACTTCGTGCGCAACCTCGGCATGACCGAGTCGGCCGTCACCGCCCGGCTGCGCCACCTCGTCGACGCGGGCCTGCTCACCAGGGAGCCCTACCAGGAGCCCGGGCAGCGCACGCGGTACGAGTACCACCTGACGAAGATGGGCCTGGACCTCGCGCCCACCCTCGTCAGCCTCATGGAATGGGGCGAGACCTACCTCCCCCACGAGGAGGGGCGCCAGGTCATGCTGACGCACGCCCGCTGCGGCGAGCGCGTGACGGCGCAGGTCAGGTGCGCGGACGGCCACGACGTCGCGGTGGACGAGATCGTCATGGGCCCGCCGGGCGCGGCCGACGACGAGCAGGGCGACGGCGGATCCGGGGGCTGA
- a CDS encoding MFS transporter, with translation MVEQSQVRGAGRVRRGPVLAVLSVASFMAGLDLFIVNVAFTDIGRDFAGESMADLSWVLNGYAIVFAALLVPLGRLADRYGRKAGLLIGLTVFTLASQACAAAPSLWWLVAFRVVQAAGAAALIPTSLGLLLSAFPAERRGGAVRIWSAASAIAAAAGPAVGGVLVDASWRWVFEVNVPIGIAAVLLAARLVPDSREGVTARVPDLPGTAVATAAIALLALGVVKINDWPGERTVLVVAAALLGLAWFWLRSLRHPAPVIEPALLAVRTFLWSNAAVLLFTVAFAANLLLGVLWMQQVWHYSPIRTGLAVAPGPLMVPVMALIAGRLAARVPVGLITAVGCLLCAFGVVMIAMSLGPAPAYAAAMLPGWLVGGTGVGLALPTILSAAAVELPPHRYATGSAVVNMSRQIGAVLGVSLAVAVLGTPHGYPGAHTAYVHAWLMVGGFMVIAAIAALGMTPRRPRPSRPVPEPETEVIARA, from the coding sequence ATGGTGGAACAAAGTCAGGTGCGCGGCGCGGGCCGGGTCCGCAGGGGACCGGTGCTCGCGGTGCTCTCCGTCGCCTCCTTCATGGCGGGCCTCGACCTGTTCATCGTCAACGTGGCGTTCACCGACATCGGCCGCGACTTCGCCGGGGAGTCGATGGCCGACCTGTCGTGGGTGCTCAACGGATACGCGATCGTGTTCGCCGCCCTTCTCGTGCCGCTCGGCCGGCTCGCCGACCGCTACGGCCGCAAGGCGGGCCTCCTCATCGGCCTGACCGTCTTCACCCTCGCCTCCCAGGCGTGCGCCGCCGCCCCGTCGCTGTGGTGGCTCGTCGCCTTCCGCGTCGTGCAGGCCGCGGGCGCCGCGGCGCTCATCCCCACCAGCCTCGGGCTGCTGCTGTCGGCGTTCCCCGCCGAGCGGCGCGGCGGCGCGGTGCGGATCTGGTCGGCCGCCTCGGCGATCGCCGCCGCGGCCGGTCCCGCGGTCGGCGGCGTCCTGGTGGACGCCTCCTGGCGCTGGGTGTTCGAGGTCAACGTCCCCATCGGGATCGCGGCGGTGCTGCTCGCGGCCCGCCTCGTCCCCGACTCGCGGGAGGGCGTGACCGCCCGCGTCCCCGACCTGCCCGGCACCGCCGTGGCGACCGCGGCGATCGCGCTGCTGGCGCTCGGCGTGGTGAAGATCAACGACTGGCCGGGCGAGCGGACGGTCCTCGTGGTCGCCGCCGCGCTGCTCGGCCTCGCCTGGTTCTGGCTGCGCTCCCTGCGCCACCCCGCGCCGGTGATCGAGCCCGCGCTGCTGGCCGTCCGCACCTTCCTCTGGTCCAACGCCGCGGTGCTGCTGTTCACCGTCGCGTTCGCCGCCAACCTGCTGCTCGGCGTGCTGTGGATGCAGCAGGTCTGGCACTACTCGCCGATCCGCACCGGGCTCGCCGTCGCGCCCGGCCCCCTGATGGTCCCCGTGATGGCCCTCATCGCCGGGCGCCTCGCCGCGCGCGTCCCGGTCGGGCTGATCACCGCCGTCGGATGCCTGCTGTGCGCGTTCGGCGTCGTCATGATCGCGATGAGCCTGGGCCCGGCCCCGGCCTACGCCGCCGCGATGCTGCCGGGCTGGCTGGTCGGAGGGACCGGCGTCGGGCTCGCCCTGCCCACCATCCTGTCCGCCGCCGCCGTCGAACTGCCGCCCCACCGCTACGCGACGGGCAGCGCCGTGGTGAACATGAGCCGGCAGATCGGCGCGGTCCTCGGCGTCAGCCTCGCCGTCGCCGTCCTCGGCACCCCGCACGGGTACCCCGGTGCCCACACCGCCTACGTCCACGCCTGGCTGATGGTCGGCGGGTTCATGGTGATCGCAGCGATCGCCGCCCTTGGCATGACCCCGCGCCGGCCCCGGCCGTCCCGTCCCGTCCCCGAGCCAGAAACGGAAGTGATCGCCCGCGCCTGA
- a CDS encoding helix-turn-helix domain-containing protein gives MPPEDPHQITVHLDAILADRGITLVELAERVGVTPVNLSILKNGRAKAIRFTTLSALCRELDCQPGDILNYTKD, from the coding sequence ATGCCGCCCGAGGATCCCCACCAGATCACCGTCCACCTGGACGCGATCCTCGCCGACCGCGGCATCACCCTGGTCGAGCTGGCCGAACGCGTGGGCGTGACCCCCGTCAACCTCTCCATCCTGAAGAACGGCCGCGCGAAGGCGATCCGCTTCACCACCCTCAGCGCCCTGTGCCGCGAACTCGACTGCCAGCCCGGCGACATCCTCAACTACACCAAGGACTGA
- a CDS encoding DUF2975 domain-containing protein, translating into MTLAACWTKFDSRFLELVIGIGLLLVGLFQALFPILGVTGPFPPIDTRDVDLRSTAQVPHLASGGTVLRGTHHAELAVGDPGLGDRVLLAAPEVLRAVLIIVILSVLLRMAATFRTGDVFVPANVRRLFAVSTAVLLLGVAAPAFDMLTTNALVSGTALEDAVEIGFTVRASTVLLAVLIAALAGAFGHGARLRADTEGLV; encoded by the coding sequence ATGACCCTGGCAGCGTGCTGGACGAAGTTCGACAGCCGTTTCCTGGAACTGGTCATCGGGATCGGCCTACTGCTGGTCGGACTCTTCCAGGCCCTCTTCCCGATCCTCGGCGTGACCGGCCCCTTCCCGCCGATCGACACCCGCGACGTCGACCTCCGCTCCACCGCGCAGGTGCCGCACCTCGCGTCCGGCGGGACGGTCCTGCGCGGCACCCACCACGCCGAACTGGCGGTCGGCGACCCCGGCCTCGGGGACCGGGTGCTGCTCGCCGCGCCCGAGGTCCTCCGCGCCGTGCTGATCATCGTGATCCTGTCGGTCCTGCTGCGGATGGCCGCGACGTTCCGCACCGGCGACGTCTTCGTCCCGGCGAACGTCCGGCGGCTCTTCGCGGTCTCCACCGCCGTCCTGCTGCTCGGCGTCGCCGCCCCCGCCTTCGACATGCTCACCACGAACGCGCTGGTCAGCGGCACCGCGCTCGAGGACGCGGTCGAGATCGGCTTCACGGTGCGGGCCTCCACCGTCCTGCTGGCCGTCCTGATCGCCGCGCTGGCCGGGGCGTTCGGGCACGGCGCCCGCCTGCGCGCCGACACCGAGGGCCTGGTCTGA
- a CDS encoding indolepyruvate ferredoxin oxidoreductase family protein, which produces MSTSVSSSPLRDRLELERGRIAIGGVHALVRLLLEQRRADARRGWRTAGFVSGYRGSPLGGLDQQLLRDAKLLEGHGIRFVPGVNEELAATAVYGSQLAEHLPGPRFEGVFGLWYGKAPGVDRSLDAFKHANWLGTSERGGVLAVVGDDPSAKSSTLPSATEGALAEAFMPVLVPGSVGDLLRLGRHGFEMSRFSGAWTGFKLVTDVADSHEIVDAGPVPDPVRPEFAWRGRPWKPTRKPGVDLQGTTAIETEVLQGRLLAATAYAAANGLDRIEGAAGGAVVGLVAAGRTYVELREALDRLGLDDAALERRGVRLLRLALIYPLDADRLREFARGLREIVVVEEKRPFVETQIRDILYDLPERPAVYGKNGPDGAGLVPPDGGLDADRLVKALAGLLADRVGQEHVDLRDAVLKPRKPQINLLAPARTPYFCSGCPHNRSTVVPDGSIAASGIGCHVMTVFTDRGIGTTQMGGEGAMWVGAAPFSDTGHMFQNLGDGTFFHSGSLAVRQAVAAGTSITFKILYNAAVAMTGGQDADGGSDPAAITRMLHAEGVAKIVVVADDPSRYPRGTDWAPGVRVRHRDDLDAVQRELRDIPGVTVLLYDQACAAETRRKRKRGLVPDPRTRVLINEAVCEGCGDCGTKSNCLSVEPVETEFGRKTQINQTSCNKDYSCVDGDCPSFVTVLPGEKPKAARTLAPIGELEEPEARPESADVLLVGIGGTGVVTVNQVLATAALIDGRHARALDQTGLSQKAGAVVSHLRIGTAERDRPGMVGAGGADAYLVFDSLAGTSEANLRRCAPDRTAAVVSTSEVPTGRMIVDTSASLPPSATLVRRIAERTRADRLVAFDALALAERWFGATTTANFVVVGAAYQAGLLPLSAKAIEEALALNGVQVEANVQAFRAGRRLVLEPEGRDDAAAAAARVAPRPLDATASAAMDLVDESGVDGELARVLRIRVPDLAAYQNLALAKRYLDAVLRVARAEEAAGSGGRRLAVAVARNLYKLMAYKDEYEVARLHLDPELARRVEEQFGPGSTVAYMLHPPLLRAVGVDRKIALGRTARPAFRALRAMRRLRGTPLDPFGATAQRRAERRLVTGYVAVVNELVAGLDAGAAGGGRLDAAVRIAELPDMIRGYEDVKTENIARYEETLRELLAAWRAERSPSRV; this is translated from the coding sequence ATGAGCACCAGCGTTTCTTCCTCCCCCCTTCGCGACAGGCTCGAACTGGAGCGCGGCCGGATCGCGATCGGCGGGGTGCACGCCCTCGTCCGGCTGCTGCTGGAGCAGCGGCGCGCGGACGCCCGGCGGGGATGGCGGACCGCCGGTTTCGTGTCCGGGTACCGCGGGTCCCCGCTCGGCGGCCTGGACCAGCAGCTGCTGCGGGACGCGAAGCTGCTGGAGGGCCACGGCATCCGGTTCGTGCCGGGCGTGAACGAGGAGCTGGCGGCGACGGCCGTGTACGGGTCGCAGCTCGCCGAGCACCTGCCGGGTCCCCGGTTCGAGGGCGTGTTCGGGCTCTGGTACGGCAAGGCGCCCGGGGTCGACCGGTCGCTGGACGCGTTCAAGCACGCGAACTGGCTCGGCACGTCGGAGCGCGGCGGGGTGCTCGCCGTGGTGGGCGACGACCCGTCCGCGAAGTCGTCCACGCTGCCGTCGGCGACGGAGGGCGCGCTCGCGGAGGCGTTCATGCCGGTGCTGGTGCCCGGGTCGGTGGGCGACCTGCTGCGCCTCGGGCGGCACGGCTTCGAGATGTCCCGGTTCAGCGGGGCGTGGACCGGGTTCAAGCTCGTGACGGACGTCGCCGACTCCCACGAGATCGTGGACGCCGGGCCGGTCCCCGACCCGGTCCGCCCGGAGTTCGCGTGGCGCGGACGGCCGTGGAAGCCGACGCGCAAGCCGGGCGTCGACCTGCAGGGCACGACCGCCATCGAGACCGAGGTCCTCCAGGGCCGCCTGCTCGCCGCGACGGCCTACGCCGCCGCCAACGGGCTCGACCGGATCGAGGGCGCCGCCGGCGGCGCGGTCGTCGGGCTGGTCGCCGCGGGCCGCACCTACGTGGAGCTCCGCGAGGCCCTCGACCGCCTCGGCCTGGACGACGCGGCGCTGGAGCGCCGGGGCGTCCGGCTGCTGCGCCTCGCGCTGATCTACCCGCTGGACGCGGACCGGCTCCGCGAGTTCGCCCGGGGGCTGCGCGAGATCGTCGTCGTGGAGGAGAAGCGGCCGTTCGTCGAGACGCAGATCCGCGACATCCTGTACGACCTGCCGGAGCGTCCCGCCGTGTACGGCAAGAACGGCCCGGACGGCGCCGGCCTGGTCCCGCCGGACGGGGGCCTGGACGCCGACCGGCTCGTGAAGGCGCTCGCCGGGCTCCTCGCCGACCGTGTCGGGCAGGAGCACGTGGACCTGCGCGACGCGGTGCTGAAGCCCCGCAAGCCGCAGATCAACCTGCTCGCCCCGGCGCGCACCCCCTACTTCTGCTCGGGCTGCCCCCACAACCGGTCGACGGTCGTCCCGGACGGGTCGATCGCGGCGAGCGGCATCGGCTGCCACGTGATGACCGTGTTCACCGACCGCGGCATCGGCACCACGCAGATGGGCGGCGAGGGAGCGATGTGGGTGGGCGCGGCCCCGTTCTCCGACACCGGCCACATGTTCCAGAACCTCGGCGACGGGACGTTCTTCCACTCCGGCAGTCTCGCGGTGCGGCAGGCCGTCGCCGCCGGCACCAGCATCACCTTCAAGATCCTCTACAACGCGGCCGTGGCGATGACCGGCGGGCAGGACGCCGACGGCGGCTCCGACCCCGCGGCGATCACCCGGATGCTGCACGCCGAGGGCGTCGCGAAGATCGTGGTGGTGGCGGACGACCCGTCCCGCTACCCGCGCGGGACGGACTGGGCGCCCGGCGTCCGGGTCCGGCACCGCGACGACCTCGACGCCGTCCAGCGGGAGCTGCGCGACATCCCGGGCGTGACCGTGCTGCTGTACGACCAGGCGTGCGCGGCCGAGACGCGCCGCAAGCGCAAGCGCGGCCTCGTCCCCGACCCGCGGACCCGCGTCCTGATCAACGAGGCCGTCTGCGAGGGGTGCGGCGACTGCGGCACCAAGTCGAACTGCCTGAGCGTGGAGCCGGTCGAGACCGAGTTCGGCCGCAAGACGCAGATCAACCAGACGTCCTGCAACAAGGACTACTCCTGCGTCGACGGCGACTGCCCCTCGTTCGTCACCGTCCTGCCCGGCGAGAAACCCAAGGCGGCGCGGACCCTGGCGCCGATCGGCGAGCTGGAGGAGCCCGAGGCCCGGCCCGAGTCCGCGGACGTGCTGCTCGTCGGCATCGGCGGCACCGGCGTCGTGACGGTGAACCAGGTCCTCGCCACGGCGGCCCTCATCGACGGCCGGCACGCCCGCGCGCTCGACCAGACCGGGCTGAGCCAGAAGGCCGGCGCGGTCGTGTCGCACCTGCGCATCGGGACCGCCGAGCGGGACCGGCCGGGCATGGTCGGCGCGGGCGGCGCCGACGCCTACCTCGTGTTCGACTCCCTGGCGGGGACGAGCGAGGCCAACCTGCGCCGCTGCGCGCCGGACCGGACCGCCGCGGTCGTGTCGACCAGCGAGGTGCCGACCGGACGGATGATCGTGGACACCTCGGCGTCGCTGCCGCCGAGCGCGACGCTGGTCAGGCGGATCGCCGAGCGCACCCGGGCGGACCGGCTGGTCGCGTTCGACGCCCTCGCGCTCGCCGAGCGCTGGTTCGGCGCCACGACCACGGCCAACTTCGTGGTGGTCGGCGCCGCCTACCAGGCGGGGCTGCTGCCGCTGTCGGCGAAGGCGATCGAGGAGGCCCTCGCGCTGAACGGCGTGCAGGTGGAGGCGAACGTCCAGGCGTTCCGCGCCGGGCGCCGCCTCGTGCTCGAACCCGAAGGCCGCGACGACGCCGCGGCGGCGGCCGCGCGGGTCGCGCCGCGCCCGCTGGACGCGACGGCGTCCGCCGCGATGGACCTCGTCGACGAGTCCGGCGTGGACGGCGAGCTGGCCCGCGTCCTGCGGATCCGCGTCCCCGACCTCGCCGCCTACCAGAACCTCGCGCTCGCCAAGCGGTACCTGGACGCGGTCCTGCGCGTGGCCAGGGCCGAGGAGGCGGCGGGCTCCGGCGGGCGGCGCCTCGCGGTCGCCGTGGCGCGCAACCTGTACAAGCTGATGGCCTACAAGGACGAGTACGAGGTGGCCCGGCTGCACCTCGACCCGGAGCTCGCCCGGCGCGTCGAGGAGCAGTTCGGCCCCGGCTCCACGGTCGCGTACATGCTGCACCCGCCGCTGCTGCGGGCCGTCGGGGTGGACCGGAAGATCGCCCTCGGCCGGACGGCCCGCCCGGCGTTCCGCGCGCTGCGCGCGATGCGGCGGCTGCGCGGCACCCCGCTCGACCCGTTCGGCGCCACCGCGCAGCGGCGCGCCGAGCGGCGCCTCGTCACCGGGTACGTCGCGGTGGTGAACGAGCTGGTGGCCGGGTTGGACGCGGGCGCCGCCGGGGGCGGCCGGCTCGACGCCGCCGTCCGGATCGCCGAGCTGCCGGACATGATCCGCGGTTACGAGGACGTCAAGACCGAGAACATCGCCCGGTACGAGGAGACCCTGCGCGAGCTGCTCGCCGCGTGGCGGGCCGAGCGGTCGCCGAGCCGCGTGTGA
- a CDS encoding Lrp/AsnC ligand binding domain-containing protein: MTRTTLLDLQILRRLVEQPRIGVTELAAKLGIARNTAHARVERLEREGVIGHRGREVDLGAIGFELTAFVTLEVAQGRLREAAVALSAIPRVLEVLGITGQGDLLVRAVAPNGKQLHEVIDSILACPGVRRSTTSIVLTHQVPFRLGPLLEDEERRARAASRRPAD, encoded by the coding sequence GTGACCCGTACCACTCTCCTCGATCTGCAGATCCTGCGCCGCCTCGTCGAGCAGCCCCGCATCGGCGTCACGGAGCTGGCCGCCAAGCTCGGCATCGCCCGCAACACCGCGCACGCCCGGGTGGAGCGCCTCGAACGCGAGGGCGTCATCGGCCACCGCGGCCGCGAGGTCGACCTCGGCGCCATCGGCTTCGAGCTGACCGCCTTCGTCACCCTGGAGGTCGCCCAGGGCAGGCTGCGCGAGGCCGCCGTCGCGCTCTCGGCGATCCCGCGCGTGCTGGAGGTCCTCGGGATCACCGGCCAGGGCGACCTCCTCGTCCGCGCCGTCGCCCCCAACGGCAAGCAGCTCCACGAGGTCATCGACTCGATCCTGGCCTGCCCCGGAGTGCGCCGCAGCACCACCTCGATCGTCCTGACCCACCAGGTCCCGTTCCGCCTCGGCCCCCTGCTGGAGGACGAGGAGAGGCGCGCCCGCGCCGCGTCCCGCAGACCGGCCGACTGA
- a CDS encoding PP2C family protein-serine/threonine phosphatase, which translates to MGNTAGASEGAIRRLSNIQAITDEAFAYMGVDELLDTLLGRVRAILEVDTAVVLLLDREERFLVATAAKGIEEEVAQAAHVPVGEGFAGRVAAERRPVYVPDVPSARVFNPLLVERGLHSLLGVPLVTGGTLVGVMHVGTLAHRRFTGEETEFLQLAASRVALAVQSLLSRAERAGALELQRSLLPAAPPRVPGLELAARYSPGKAIVGGDWYDVFTLPSGEVGIVIGDVAGHGLPAAVVMGRMRSALRAYALDNDDPAEVLRKLNRKMLHFEPEATATVLYAVVDTAAGRARLSSAGHPPPVLALPHGPAESVDMKFDVLIGLGEDIPRRTLTLGLPPGALLCFYTDGLIERRDDSIMAGVARLCEATYAGPPEAVGAAVMSALIGREAAADDVALLLARRVPPERGGA; encoded by the coding sequence GTGGGTAATACGGCGGGCGCTTCGGAGGGCGCGATCCGCAGGCTCTCGAACATCCAGGCGATCACCGACGAGGCGTTCGCCTACATGGGCGTGGACGAGCTGCTCGACACCCTCCTCGGCCGGGTCCGCGCCATCCTGGAGGTCGACACGGCCGTGGTCCTGCTCCTGGACCGGGAGGAGCGGTTCCTCGTCGCGACGGCCGCGAAGGGCATCGAGGAAGAGGTCGCCCAGGCCGCCCACGTCCCGGTGGGCGAGGGGTTCGCCGGGCGCGTCGCCGCCGAGCGGCGGCCGGTCTACGTCCCGGACGTCCCCAGCGCCCGCGTGTTCAACCCGCTGCTCGTCGAGCGGGGCCTGCACTCGCTGCTCGGCGTCCCGCTCGTCACCGGCGGGACGCTGGTCGGCGTCATGCACGTCGGGACGCTCGCGCACCGCCGGTTCACGGGCGAGGAGACCGAGTTCCTCCAGCTCGCGGCCTCCCGCGTCGCGCTGGCGGTGCAGTCCCTGCTCAGCCGCGCCGAACGCGCCGGCGCGCTGGAACTGCAGCGCAGCCTCCTCCCGGCCGCGCCCCCGCGGGTCCCCGGGCTGGAACTGGCCGCCCGCTACAGTCCCGGCAAGGCGATCGTCGGCGGGGACTGGTACGACGTGTTCACGCTCCCCTCGGGCGAGGTCGGCATCGTCATCGGCGACGTGGCGGGCCACGGGCTCCCGGCGGCCGTGGTCATGGGCCGGATGCGCAGCGCGCTGCGCGCCTACGCGCTGGACAACGACGACCCGGCCGAGGTGCTGCGCAAGCTCAACCGGAAGATGCTGCACTTCGAACCCGAGGCGACGGCGACCGTCCTGTACGCGGTGGTCGACACGGCCGCCGGCCGGGCCCGGCTGTCCTCGGCCGGGCACCCTCCCCCGGTCCTCGCGCTCCCGCACGGCCCGGCCGAGTCCGTGGACATGAAGTTCGACGTCCTGATCGGCCTGGGCGAGGACATCCCCCGCCGTACCCTCACCCTCGGCCTGCCGCCCGGCGCCCTGCTGTGCTTCTACACCGACGGGCTGATCGAGCGGCGCGACGACTCGATCATGGCGGGCGTCGCCCGGCTGTGCGAGGCGACCTACGCCGGGCCCCCCGAGGCGGTCGGCGCGGCGGTGATGTCGGCGCTGATCGGCCGCGAGGCCGCCGCCGACGACGTCGCGCTCCTGCTCGCCCGCCGCGTCCCGCCGGAGCGCGGGGGCGCCTGA
- a CDS encoding acetate/propionate family kinase yields the protein MRVLTVNPGSSSLKVSLLDNDDTVIAEDSGGGHEMAALVADLPRPDAVGVRFVHGGTGFTAPVRVDEKVTARLRELADLAPLHQPASLHALAEITGALPDVPAVACFDTAFHATLPEAAAAYALPREWRERFGLRRYGFHGLSFSYAVRRAAEMLGADPAAPRMVVCHLGAGASLCAVAGGRSVDTTMGFTPLEGLVMASRAGSIDPGIPLWLIKHGIAPEEVNDALERDSGLRGLTGTGDMRRVRERAAAHDPAALAALDVYHHRLRACAAAMTASLGGLDVLVFTGGIGEHDPAVRGRLAEDLAHLGTSVDPGRNAAADGDADVTAPGAAVRTLVVSAREDLEIAAGVRSVLRRDGPPGTAGSA from the coding sequence ATGCGGGTCCTGACGGTCAACCCCGGGTCGAGCAGCCTGAAGGTGAGCCTGCTCGACAACGACGACACGGTCATCGCCGAGGACTCCGGCGGCGGGCACGAGATGGCCGCGCTGGTCGCGGACCTGCCCCGGCCGGACGCCGTCGGCGTCCGGTTCGTCCACGGCGGTACCGGCTTCACCGCGCCGGTGCGCGTCGACGAGAAGGTCACCGCGCGGCTCCGCGAGCTCGCCGACCTCGCGCCGCTGCACCAGCCCGCCTCCCTGCACGCCCTGGCCGAGATCACCGGCGCCCTGCCGGACGTCCCGGCCGTGGCGTGCTTCGACACCGCCTTCCACGCCACCCTGCCGGAGGCCGCCGCGGCCTACGCGCTCCCCCGCGAGTGGCGCGAGCGGTTCGGGCTGCGCCGCTACGGCTTCCACGGCCTGTCCTTCTCCTACGCCGTGCGGCGCGCCGCCGAGATGCTCGGAGCCGACCCGGCCGCGCCGCGGATGGTGGTGTGCCACCTCGGCGCCGGCGCGTCCCTGTGCGCCGTGGCCGGGGGCCGGTCGGTCGACACCACCATGGGGTTCACGCCCCTCGAAGGGCTGGTCATGGCGTCGCGGGCGGGCAGCATCGACCCCGGCATCCCGCTCTGGCTGATCAAGCACGGCATCGCGCCGGAGGAGGTGAACGACGCGCTCGAACGCGACTCCGGGCTGCGCGGCCTGACCGGCACCGGCGACATGCGCCGGGTCCGCGAGCGGGCCGCCGCGCACGATCCGGCCGCCCTCGCCGCCCTGGACGTCTACCACCACCGCCTGCGCGCCTGCGCCGCCGCGATGACCGCCTCGCTCGGCGGGCTGGACGTCCTCGTCTTCACCGGCGGGATCGGCGAGCACGATCCGGCGGTCCGCGGGCGGCTGGCCGAGGACCTCGCCCACCTCGGGACCTCCGTCGACCCCGGCCGCAACGCCGCCGCGGACGGCGACGCCGACGTCACCGCCCCCGGCGCCGCCGTCCGGACCCTCGTGGTGTCGGCCCGCGAGGACCTGGAGATCGCCGCCGGCGTCCGGAGTGTCCTGCGGCGCGATGGCCCGCCCGGCACAGCAGGTAGTGCATAA